The genomic interval GGGGTTCGAGCGTCGCGTCGCCGAACAAATCGTGACCGGTCGGCGTTTCGGCCGCCCGAGCGACGGGCGCCTGAGCAAAAGGATCGACCACCGGGGCTTCGGGACGGATCGATTCGCGACGGGGCGGCGTTGCCGCGCCAAGGCTCTGATCGACCTTGGAAACGAAATCGGCTTCGACCGTCTGTTTGGCCGGCTTGGCCGGTTTGGCGACGCGCGCCGGGCGTTCGGGCTCTTCGAAATCCTCGAACTCGTCGTCTTTCTGGACTTCCTCGCGAATGCGGTCGACGCTGGCCATCGCCTCGGCGATCAGGTCGTTGGAAATGCTGATTTCAAAGCCGCCGCCGGCCGTCCGCGGGGTGCGCTTTTCCTTGGCCATTTTCGTGATGCGGTCGCTGCGGAACGCTTCGGGGAAGCCGACCATTTCCAGTAGGTACAACGCGTAAAGCACCTTGTAGGCGATGCGTTTGTTCATGTTGGCCAGGGAAACGATCTGGCGCAGCGTCCGTTCGCCGTTGACCAGATTGTAAATCCGGACTTCCGCCGGCCCGAGTTTCAGGTCCTCGATTTTGTAACGGCCGGCAAAGCGTTTGACGATGATATCTTCCTTCCGGCCGCGGAATTCCACGGGCGGACGGTCCAGCGGCAAATAAAAACGGATGCCGCGATACAGCAGGTTCGGGAAGCTGATATTCAGAATCCGGTGTTCCTCGCCGATGATTTCGCCCTCGCGGAAGAAAAATTCCCCCTCGGCCCACAAAAAGAGCTTGAACAATTTTTCGGTGACCTGCTTGTTCAATGCTTCGTAAAGTTCGTGCGGCGAGAGATGGCCCTTTTCGACCAGATAGGCGCCCTGCTTGGTTTTATCCTGCCGGCAATTGTCGACCGATTCGTCGTTTATTTCCTTTGAGATTTTGCCTTCCTTGACCAGGTAATCGCCCAGCGACATGTCCGGGAAATACGAACTGGTGACGTAGACGATCTCCCCGCGATCGAAGTGAATGTGAACCTTTCGTTTGCCCTGGCTCAACGCCAAAATACCGCTTTTGCCGGCCTGATTGATGAAGTTCAGGACCTTGGCGAACGGCACTTGGGTCAACGATCCTTTCACATATCCGTCACGGATCGTGGATTCAGGCATAGTCTCCCCCATTCATTGAAACTCACGATGTGCGCGATAAATCGCTCCTCCCCTAATTAGAGTCATCCTAAAGGGGTAATGGCAGTCGTGTCAACGGGAGATACCTGCCGATGAATCCATCCGGAAAGAATTTTTCCCGTCGGAAGGAAAAACCGGAACCCAACCGTTAACGGCGAGGGCTTGCCCGGAGGTTGCCAACGTTTATATTGTTAATTGGAATTATCGAACGGGATGAAAAACATGAAGACCTGGCGATTTTTGGTTTTGATTTCGTTGCTGCTTTCGCTCGCGTTGCTCGTTTCCTGCGGCGGATCCGATGACGAAAAAAAAGCGTCCGTGCCGAAAAACGACAATCCGGGCGGCATTTCCGACGATGACGCGGCCGACGACGACACCACCGCCGACGATGACGACGATACCTCGTCGGACGAAATCAACGTGGTGATGATCACGCGCAACGTCTCGGATGTCCCCGCTTATGAAACCATGCTGGAATCGTACAAGCTTCGGTTCTCGTCGATCCTGGAAGACGAAATAGCCACCACCGATTTTTCATCCGCCGATGTCCTTTTTGTCGACACCAGTTGCCGGTGGTACTCGGCCGCCGACGTCACGACGATCGATGAGACGGGCCTGCCAATCCTGGGAGTCTTCGAGGGCGGCGGCTACCTCTTCAACGGGTTGGGGCTTTACGCCGGTTGGGACAACGGTTTTACCGAGTTCGACGTGACCGATACCGTCGTCCAGGACGCCAGCCATCCGGTTTTCACGAAGCCCTACGGCCTTAATGTGACGAACGGCGAAACGATCGCCTTGTTTGCATCCGGCGTACGCCTGCATTATTTGGATGCGTTGGATGCTCCGGCCGATGTGACCTTGCTCGCCAACCGCCCGGTCGGCACCGATTATTCAGGCATCGTCCTTCAGAAAAAGATCTATATTTATTGGGGCTACGAAATGTCGCCCAACCTGCTGACCGCAAATGGCGCCAAATTGTTAATCAATAGCCTTTATTATTTGGCAGGGGTTGGAAACGCCAACTCACAATGATTTGATTCTGCAATCAACTCCTTCTCCAATTCAAACATTGTAAATTATAATCTGTATATTCATGTATCATTGTCGATCAATGGCCAGTTAATCTTATCTGTTTTATACGTTTGATGGTTAATTTTGGCTGTTAATATAGATCAATGTTGCTTTTATGCTATCTATAATGTTGTTTTGGCTGATAGGAAGGTAATTGTAAGTGAAAAAAAATGATTTCAATTTATGCAATGAAGATTTGCGGAGGTAGAAATGCTCAATGAAATGGTTTGAATTGAATCGTGGAAAATTTGAAGTAGATAACTGCTTATATTGATTGCTATGGATAGCAAATGGCAACTGGAATATAGAATGCCGGCTGTTTTGTGGTCTTTCTTGTGCTTATAAATGTATTTTAGTTATCAATAAGTTCATTTTTCATGCACTGCTTGCTCAGTGCTTTCTATCTGGCCATAAATGCGCTAATATATTGAATTTTTAGCGAATCCATCCCATATAACGACCTTGCCAATAAGTCAGTAGGTAACCGACGCCGGTAAAACGATAGGTCGGACCGCCGCGCTGTGTGGTGGTTCCGTGAGGCGACCAGGTCCATTCGTACTCGACCGCCGGGCGTGATTCCATCCCGACCCACGAATTCTCAGGCCAGGTCTGATTGATTTTTCGGAACCAAAGGCCGTTTTCTAATAAGTCCGGGTCGAAATCGTTCAATTCCGCCAGGGCGCGGGCCGCGCCGCCCGAATCGGGCACATGCATCTGGTGGGTGAAATTGGCGGCCGTGTTCCCGAACAAGAACGAACCCTGGTACACGTATTCCAAGGCCCAGATCCAGCGATGAAACGCCGCCGGATCGTCGAGGTACTCGAAGAGGTGCGCGTAACCGCTGTCCTGGAAATGCTGCCCTTCGTATTTTTGCGCGATGAAGTGCATGGCGTAGTGATAGAAGATCGCGCGGATATCGAGATACTCGACGTAGGTCTGCCGGCGGAACTCGCGGAGGTAGCGTTCGTTGCCGGTGACGTGCCAGGCGATGAGCAGGAAATCGGCGGCCAGTTCGGGCGCCGCGAGCAGATTGCCGTAGGTGGTCGGCTGGCCGTCGAACTGGACGACGTGCAGGTGGTGATCGAGGATGTCGCCCATAATGGCCTCGGTGATCGATCGCACTTCCTCGCGTTCCGTTTCATCGGCCGCCAGGTCGTAAAAAGTCGCCAGCCCGTGAAAATACCCCGAAAGCTGATCCACACTGACGTCGCCGATCCAATAGATTTCCTTGGTCGGGTGCTTGTACCAGCGCTTGATCGTGTCGGCGCCCGGTTCGACCGGGTCGGTCTGATCGTACAGGTAGCGCGACCAGTTGCGGACCACTTCGCCGCGCTTGGGCGTGACGTCGGCCATCCGCAGCAGCGCCTTCCAGAGGGCTTTCGCCGAGGCGAGGGCGTCGGGATCGCCGGTCACCGCATAACGATAACTCTCGACGCTGAGAAAAAGGCCCGTCAGCCAGCAGGTGTCTTCCTGCCAGACGTTGCCGAACAGATTGACCGGAATCTGGCCGTCGAGAACCGTGGCGAGTTGTCCGTCACGCAGCGTATTGCCGAGCAGATGCTCGCGCACCGCTTCGGCCTTGGCCAGCAATTCCGGTTCGCCGACGGCGGAAATGCCGTGCAGCGAACCGTCGGCGTTGCGCCAGTAATCCCAGCCGAAACCGACGCGCCCCGCGGCGTCGACCGTCGCCTGGGAGTCGATCGTCAGGTCGTCGAGCGGCCCGAAGGCGGTGCGCATTCGGTCGCCGCCCAGCGAGTCGTACAAATCGACCTGCGTCCAGAGGGCGAACGAGCCGCCCAGCGCTTCCCGGCCCTCGGTCAGCATGTCCAAATCCTGCATCGCGCCGGCCAGGTCGTTCAGGTGCGAACCGAGGCGCATCGCCACCAGGACGATGTCGATCCCGGCCGTCTTCAAGGCGTCGACCACGCGGATCGTCCATGTCCGGCGGTAATCGCCGTCGTCGATCCAGTCGAGGAAAAAGCCCATCGTGCCGTGGTGGCGCCAGACTTCCTGCAGCACGCGGTATTCCGGAAAACCGGGATAGCGCACGGTCATCAGGACCTGCCAGTCGGCGCGCGCGCGGCGCACGGCCCCGACGATCCGGGTCACCAGAAGCGTCTCGTTTTCGTCGGGCGCCGGCACGAATTCGTAGGGGATGTACACGCCGCGCAGCGCGGCGGAATCGCCGTAGCGGCCGGCCAGTTCGGCGACGAGCGTTTCGACGCGGGCCGCTTCGGGCTCGATCGGGTCGGCGTAAAACTCGCCGACCCGCCGCTCGGCCGACAATCCCAGGTAAACCGTCAACCCGCGGGCCGCGGCCAGTTCCAGCAACACGGCTAACGGATCGGTTTCGGCCATCGAGACGAAAGGAACGAACGCGTCGGACGGGTAGGTGACGCGGTCCTGGCGGGCGGTCCAGCGCCAGATCAGGCCGCCGACGTTTTCGTTTCGCATCGCGTCCAATTCGGCCGCCATGTCGTCGCGTGTTTTGTCGAGCCAGTAGATCGGATCGACGATCACCAAATCCAACGGCGGCAGCGTCGGCGCGGCGCTGTCGTTGTCATCGTCATCGTTATCGTCATTGTCGTCGTCATCACCCTGGTCGGCGGAAGAATCGTCATCGGAATCCGTTTCGCAGGCCGCGAGGGAGAAAAGGAGGGCCACGAGCAGCGCGACGAACCACAAGCGGAAAAGCTGGCCGGTGTTATTCATGGGCGCGCTCCTCGATCCAGGAAAAGTGGATGTCCCAGTCGCCGCTCCGTGCGTCCTGCCAGACGAGCGCGCGGCCGGCGAGGTCGGGCCGATCGCGGAGGGTCACTCCGGCGTAGTCGTCCCATTGCGTATCGGCGGCGGGCCAGTCCCAAGGTGAAGTGGCGACGACTCCCTGGATGGTGTAATCGCCCACGCTACGGTCGTCGGACCAGGCGACGAGCAGCGCGGTGCCGTCGAAGGCGGCGGTCGGGTACTGCTGGTTCAATTGCAGTTCGCTGTTGACCCGCGTCGCCGTCGACCAGGTCAGGCCGCCGTCTTCGCTCAGGGCGAGGTAAACGTCGTTGCACCGGCCGGAACTGTAGACCAGCGAGGGATCCTGGCCGGCCGCGCTTTCGGCGGCGTCGTTCCAGACGACCGCGATCCGGTCGCCGGCGGCCGCCACGCGGGGAAAGTCGGCCCGCGCGCCCTCGTCGAGATCCAAGCGGATGGGCTCGTCCCAGGTGACGCCGCCGTCGCGGCTGACCCGCGCCCAGATGCGCCGGCTCAAGTCGAACCAGACCGCCACCGCGCCGTCCGTCGTGGCCGCGATTTCGGGAAACAAGGCGAACACGTCGTCGGCCGGGTTGAGCGTCGTTTCGTCGGCAAACGTCAGGCCGCCGTCGCGGCTGACCGCGGCGCGCACGTCCCACCGGATGCCGCTGTCCTCGGCCGTCGAACGGCGGTTGTCGGCCCAGGCCAGGTAGATCGTTCCGTCGTCGCCGACGGCGATCGACGGTTCGACCTGTGTGCCCGAAACGGCGGCCGGCGCCAGGCGCGGAGCAGCGAACGAAGCGCCATGATCCTCGCTGACCGCCAGGTAGAGGTCGTAATCGGCTTCGTTTCGCCAATCGGCCCAAACCAGATAAAGGTCGCCGCCCGGCGCCACGGCGAGGTCCGGCGCGATCTGGTCGAACGGCGCCGGTTCGTCGGGCATGACCGAGGGCTCGAAACTGAGGCCGCCGTTTTCGCTGACCGCGAGCCGCACGTCGGCTTGGAACGTCGAGCCGTCTTGCCAGACGACGTAGACCGTTTCGCCATCGACGGCGATGGCGGGCAGGGTCTGATCGTGCAAGGTGACGTCGTTGACGAGGGTGGCGGCGCCGGCGACGCCGGCATACAGACAGGCAAACAACAGCAAAAGTATACGTTGCATGAGGGACGATCCATTTTCAGGGTTGCCGAAAAATCATTAACATATTTTCTTGGAGAATCACAATCTTTATTCTTGCCAAATCGGCAAACGATGGTATATTTAATATTATTACATCCTATTGAGTTTCATCATCCCGACATTTTTATAGCAACGGATTTACCCGGAGATTGGAGAGGAATCTGATGGACATCGCGTTTCATTATTGTTGCGTCAAGGTATTGGCCGTCAAAGCAGGTTTTTTGCCCGAGGAAGCGCAGATCATCGCGTACGCCTCGCAGTACACCGACGATGCGACCGAATGGCAGCCGTTGCGGGTCAACGGTCTGCCGGCGATTCCGGGTTTGCGGGTCGATGCGGAAGGGCGGTTCGATCCCATCTGCACCGCGCATTATTCGCCGAAGGAAGCGATTTTGCCGAACATGGAGATGCAGAAAAAGGTATACGTGCCCTTTCACTTTTTACCGCCCTTTTCCAAAAGTCAGCCGACCGCCCAGGGATTCTTCGATTATCTGGTCGCTCCCGATTCGCCACTCGCCCGCGAACTGGTGGTCGCCGCCCGCGAAAAAAACGACGGTCCGCGCGAACTGCAATTGATCCGCCTGGGCGTGGCGCTGCATACCTTCGCCGACACCTGGGCGCACCAGGGTTTTTCCGGCCGCAATTGCCAGCCCGACAACGACATCGATTGCATCGAGGTGTTTCGACCCGGTGGCGAATGGGACACCGTTTTCAGCCTGACCAACAACATGGTGCCGATGGGGCACCTGCAGGCGCAGACCTACCCCGATCGAAGCCAGACGACGTGGAAATTCACCCGGCAAAGCGACGCGGCGCAAGTGGTCCGTAAAAACAGCGATATTTTTCTGGCGGCGGCCGGGCGGGTTTACGAGGAACTGCAAAAAACGCCGCGGGCGGGCGAGGCGGCGGATTGGGAGTCTTTCAAAAATCGAATCGCGGCCGTATTTTCCATCCCGCCGACCGCGGGCGCGAAGGTCATCGGCGCTTTGGATGTCATTCTGGATAAAATCGGCCTGGCGAACCTGGTCGAAAAGGCGCGCGAAAAATGCCTGCAAAAATGGGCTGAAGCGTTTCCCGAGGTGTCTTTCGCCTACGACGCGAAGGAATGGCGGCGGCTCGGCCTGAACGGCCGCCATCACCGCTGGGATAACCTGCGGGCGGAAGACTACCAAACATTGGTTTACGACTACGCCGGAAATCCCCGCTTTTTCCATTTTCACGTTGCGGCGAAAGAGCAGCGGGATTTCGTGCACGCCAACGTCCGTGTGGACCTGCGGTAATATAGGATAGAAACGATCGACTAATAATTATCGGCCGGCGCCGGCCGCGCGGTCCCTTGACCCCCCGTCCCCATAAGGTTATAAACACCTTTCTTTTAAGGGGTTTATTCCGACTCTCAACCCGTGGATTAGAGGCAAACGATGTCCGTGCAAGTGGAAAAGATTTCGCCGATCAAAACGCGCGTCACCCTGACCATCGAGGCCGCGGCCGTCAGTCAGGAAATGGAAAAGGTCTTCAAGCAGGTGCGCCATGAGGCGCGCATCCCCGGCTTCCGCCCCGGCAAGGCGCCCATCGCCATGGTGAAACGCCGCTTCGGCGCCTACGCCGAGGAAGAGGTCAAGCACAATCTGGTCAACGAACGCCTGCCGCAGGTGCTCGAGGAGCAGAAAATCCGGTTGTTGGGCCGTCCGGAACTGGAAAAAGAAGAGCTGGACGAGGCCGGCAATCTGGTGGTTTCCGCCGTCATGGAAACCTGGCCCGACATCGAGCTGGGCGAGTACAAAGGCCTGGAAATCAAGCGGGAAAAGGCCGAGGTGATGCCGCAGGCGGTCGACACCCGGTTGGACATGATGCGCGAACAACTCGCCACGCACACCGACATCACCGATCGCGACACGGCCGAGGCCGCGGATCACGTGCGCATCGACTTCAAGGGCACGAAGAACGGCGAAGCGGTGCGCGGCGGCGCGCACGAGAATTTCCTGCTGGATTTGGGCAGCCACACGTTCATTCCCGGCTTTGCCGAGGGCGTGGTCGGCATGAAAGTGGGCGAAACCAAGGTGCTGTCACTGGAATACCCCGCCGGCGCCGGCCGCGAGGATCTCGCCGGCCAGACCGTCGATTACGAAGTGATCCTGAAGGCCATCGTGAAGAAGGAACTGCCCAACCTGGACGACGAATTCGCCCATGACACCGGCCAGGCCGACACCCTGGAGGAACTGCGGCAGAAGATCCACGACGACATTCTGGCGGGCGAGGAAGCGCGGACGCGGCGCAACGCGCGCAAGGAAGTCATCGCCAAGCTGACCGAAAAATTCCCGATCGAGGTGCCGCCGGCGATGGTCGACCGGCAGATCGAGCACTTCGTGCGCAACTACAAGATCGAGCTGGCCATGGCCGGCATTCCGATCCAGCGCGACGCCTCCCTCGACGAGGAGTTGCGCAAGCGTTTCGCCGACGACGCGAAAAAGGAAGTGATGTCGTACTTCCTGTTCCAGGCGATCGCCGACAAGGAAGGCATCGCGATCACCGACGACGATCTCGAGGCGCGGTACGAAAAGATGGCCGCGGAACAGAAGCGTTCGGTGGCCGAAGTCGCCGCTTATTACCAGAAAGAAAATATGGTAGAATATCTGCGCGACGAGTTGCTCGACGAACGGATCGTCGATTTGCTGCTCGCGCACGCCCAGACGACCTGGGAGGAGCCGGTGGTGCACGTTCACGATCACGACCATGATCACGACCACGACCACCACGATCACGATCACGAAGCCGGCGAAAAGAAAGACGAATAGCCCCGGGAAAAAAGCTCGATTCGCCGGCGAGGGGCGGATCAGGCGAAGCCGAGCGGAGAGAAAAAACGATGCTGATTCCGATGGTTATCGAACAAACGGGACGCGGCGAGCGGTCGTATGACATTTACAGCCGCCTGCTGAAGGATCGGATCATCCTGCTCGGCCAGCCGATCGACGACGAGGTCGCCAACCTGGTGATCAGCCAGCTTCTCTTCCTCGAATCGGAAGACCCGGATTCCGGCATTTCGCTGTACCTCAACAGCCCCGGCGGTTACGCCAGCGCCTGTCTGGCCATTTACGACACGATCCAGTTCATCAAGAGCCCGGTCAGCACCCTGTGCGTCGGGCAGGCCTCCTCGATGGCCGCGGTGCTCCTGGCCGCCGGCGCGAGCGGCAAGCGTTACGCCCTGCCGCACAGCCGGGTGATGCTGCACCAGCCGATCGGCAGTTTTTCCGGCCAGGCCACCGATTTGGAGATCGCGGCGCGGCAGATCGAAAGCTTGCGGCACGCCATCAACCTGATTCTGGCCAAGCACACCCTGCGCGACGTCGAGAAAATCGCCCACGACACCGAGCGCGATTTTTATTTGACCGCCGCCGAAGCGAAGGATTATGGTTTAATCGACGCCGTGCTGGAAAAGCGGCCGGGCGCCCAAACCGACGAGAAGATTGGGAAGATCCGATGAGAAAACGAAACGAGCAAGACGGCAACCACAACCTGTTCTGCTCCTTCTGCGGCAAGAACCAGAAGGATGTCCGCAAGCTCATCGCCGGCCCGAACGTCTACATCTGCGACGAATGCATCGAACTGTGCAACGACATCATCGCCGAGGAAAACCAGTTCGACCAGGAACAGGTCGACACCAGCACCATCCCGGCCCCGCGCGACATCGCCCGGGCGCTCGATGAATACGTCATCGGCCAGACCCAGGCCAAGCGCTCGCTGGCCGTGGCCGTCCACAACCACTACAAGCGCATCTACTACCAGGGCAAAACCGGCGACGTCGAACTCGAAAAAAGCAACATCCTCATGGTCGGCCCGACCGGCAGCGGCAAGACCCTGCTGGCCCGCACCCTGGCCAAGGTGCTGCAGGTGCCCTTCGCCATCGCCGACGCCACCACCCTGACCGAGGCCGGCTACGTCGGCGAGGACGTCGAAAACATCATCCTGGCCCTGCTGCAAAACGCCGACTTCGACATCGAGCGCACCAAGCGCGGCATCATCTACATCGACGAAATCGACAAGATCAGCCGCAAATCCGACAGCCCGTCGATCACCCGCGACGTGTCCGGCGAAGGCGTCCAGCAGGCCCTGCTCAAGATCATCGAAGGCACCGTCGCGCACGTGCCGCCCAAGGGCGGCCGCAAGCACCCGCAACAGGATTTCCTCAATATCGACACGACCAATATCCTGTTCATCTGCGGCGGCGCGTTCCACGGCCTGGAAGAGATCATCCTGCGCCGCATCGGCAAGTCGTCGATCGGCTTCGACGCCGAGGTGAAAAGCACCAAGGAAATGAAAATCGGCGAAATCCTGCAGCAGGCGCAGCCGCAGGATCTGCTCAAATACGGCCTGATCCCCGAATTCGTCGGCCGCCTGCCGGTCGTGGTCACGTTGCACGAACTGACCGAAAACGACCTGATGCGCGTGCTGACCGAACCGCGCAACGCCCTGGTCCGGCAGTACCTCAAACTGTTCGAAATGGAAAAGGTCAACCTGACCTTCACCGACGGCGCCCTGCGCGCCATTTCCCGCGAAGCTCTGCGCCGTCAGTCCGGCGCCCGCGGCCTGCGCTCGATCATGGAAAACACGATGCTGGAGATCATGTACGAGATCCCCAGCCAGGCCAACGTCCGCGAAGTGGTCATCAACGAGGAAGTCGTCAGCAACAAGGAACAGCCGCTGGTCGTCTACGAAAAAAAGGCGGCGCCCGATTAATCGGGCGGGTAGGTAGGCCATGGCGTCATCCAGTCTGGGCGATCTGTTGCGCGAAGGCCGACGAAGCGTTCTGCCCCTGTTACCCCTCCGCGATATGGTGGTTTTTCCCGGCATGGTCGTGCCGCTTTTCGTCGGGCGGTCGCGCTCCATCGCCGCCCTGGACGAAGCCGCGGGCAAGGACAAGCTCATCATGCTGGCGGCGCAAATCGACGCCAAGGACAACGAGCCCGAGGAAAGCGACCTCTATCGCGTCGGCACCGTCGCCAAGATCGTGCAGCTCCTGCGCCTCCCCGACAGCACGGTCAAGGTGCTCGTCGAAGGCAAGGGCCGCGCGCGCATCCGCGATTTCCTCCCCCACACCGACTATTTTCTCGCCTATATCGAGGAACTCGCCAATGAGGAGGACACCACGGTCGAAACCGAGGTGCTGATGCGCGAGGCCCTCAAACAGTTCGACGGCCTGATCAAAATCAACCCGCGCCTGCCGCGCGACCTGCTGAGCCTGCTGGCCTCCATCGAGGATCCAGGCCGGCTCGCCGACGCCGTCGCGCCGCACCTGAGCCTGAAGCTGGCCCAGAAGCAGGAACTGCTGGAAACCCTTGCGCCGGGCGAGCGCCTGCAGAAAATCTTCGGCCTGATTAACGCCGAGATCGAGATCATCCAGGTCGAGCGCAAAATCCGCACCCGCGTCCGCCAACAGATTTCCAGCTCGCAGAAGGAGGCCTACCTCAACGAGCAGATGCGGGCCATCCAGAAGGAACTGGGCGAGCGCGACGAGTTCAAGGCCGAACTGCGCGATCTGGAAGAACGCCTCAAGAAAAAACAGATGAGCGCCGAGGCGACCGAAAAGCTCCAGTCCGAAATGAAAAAACTGCGGATGATGAGCCCGCTGTCGGCCGAGGCCGCGGTGGTGCGCAACTACATCGACACCGTGCTGGCGCTGCCGTGGCAGGAGCGCAGCGAGGAGCCGATCGACCTGGACGAGGCGGCGCGGATTCTCGACGAGGATCACTACGGCCTGGAAAAGGTCAAGGAGCGGATCCTCGAATATCTCGCGGTGCAATTGCTGGTGGGCAAGATGCGGGGGCCGATCCTCTGCCTGGTCGGGCCGCCGGGCGTCGGCAAGACCTCGATCGGCAAGTCGATCGCCCGCGCCGCGCGCCGCAAGTTCGTGCGCGTCAGCCTGGGCGGGGTGCGCGACGAGGCCGAAATCCGCGGCCACCGGCGCACCTACATCGGCTCGATGCCGGGCAAGATCATGAACATGATGAAGCGCGCCGGCGTCAACAATCCCGTCTTCATGCTCGACGAAGTCGACAAGATGAGCAGCGATTTCCGCGGCGATCCGACCAGCGCCCTGCTCGAGGTGCTCGACCCCGAGCAGAACCACGCCTTCAACGACCACTACCTCGACCTCGACTACGACCTGTCGGACGTGATGTTCGTCGCCACCGCCAACACCACCCAGGCCATTCCGGCGGCGCTGCTGGACCGCATGGAACTGATCCGCCTGCCCGGCTACACCGAACACGAAAAACTGGCGATCGCCAAGGGCTTCCTCGTGCCGAAACAGAAGGAAGCCAACGGCCTCAAGGACAAGGACGTCACCTTCACCGACGGCGCGCTGCTGCTGCTCATCCGCCGCTACACCCGCGAGGCGGGCGTCCGCAACCTCGAACGCGAAATCGCCTCGATCTGCCGCAAGGCGGCCCGCCAGGTCGCCCGCGCCGGCCACGAGCAGGAAAAAATCCGCGTCACCGAGGCGAACGTGCCGCGCTTTCTCGGCGTGCACCGCTTCCGCGAACAGCAGCGGGAAGCGCAGAACCTCGTGGGTATCGCCAACGGCCTGGCCTGGACCGAAACCGGCGGCGAACTGCTGGCCGTGGAAGTCGCGGCCATGCCCGGCAGCGGCAAGTTGACCGTCACCGGCCACCTGGGCGAGGTGATGCAGGAAAGCGCCAAGGCCGCGCTGTCCTACGTGCGCCGCCGCAGCCGGATGCTCGGGCTGCCCGACGATTTCTACCAGAAGATCGACGTCCACGTGCACGTGCCCGAGGGCGCCATCCCCAAGGACGGCCCGTCGGCCGGCATCGCCATGACCGCCGCCATCGCCAGCGCGTTGCTGAAATTGCCGGTGCGTTGCGACGTGGCCATGACCGGCGAGGTCACCCTGCGCGGCCGCGTGCTGCCGATCGGCGGCCTGAAGGAAAAATTGATCGCCGCCCGGCGCAACGACATTCGCAAGGTGCTGATCCCGCGCGAGAACGAAAAAGACCTGCGCGATCTGCCCGCCACGGTGCGCAAGCAGTTGGAAATCGTGCTGGTCGACAGCGTGGACGAGGTGCTGCGCCACGCCCTGGCGGTCGAGAATCCCGAGCAGCTTTTCATCGAAAGCCGGGAACTGGCCGAAGAGCCCGCGTCGGTCCTCAACGACCCGGCCGGCGACCGCACCGCCCGCTTGTTGTAAGCGCGCGGCTTTGTCACAATTCGCCTATTGATTACCCCACAATCCGTTTGGCTTCATCCGGGAGATAAGCCGATGAAGAAAGTCCTGGCGATTTTTGGGTTGCTCGCGCTGCTGGCCGGTTCGGCGGCGGCCGCCGGCTTCGTCAGCCAGAGCCCGGCCGTCGACGGCCGCGTCTTTCTGGTGGTGCCCATCGATCTCAACGGCGACGGCCGGCAGGATTTGCTGGTTCCGCACGCCACCGGCGAAAAACCGAACGCCCAGCCGCATCTGGCCGTGTTCCTGGCCCAGCCGGCCGGTTACGCGGCGTCGCCGGATTTCGACCTGACGCTGCCGGCGGACGCCTGCTTGTTCGACGCC from Myxococcales bacterium carries:
- a CDS encoding DUF4388 domain-containing protein yields the protein MPESTIRDGYVKGSLTQVPFAKVLNFINQAGKSGILALSQGKRKVHIHFDRGEIVYVTSSYFPDMSLGDYLVKEGKISKEINDESVDNCRQDKTKQGAYLVEKGHLSPHELYEALNKQVTEKLFKLFLWAEGEFFFREGEIIGEEHRILNISFPNLLYRGIRFYLPLDRPPVEFRGRKEDIIVKRFAGRYKIEDLKLGPAEVRIYNLVNGERTLRQIVSLANMNKRIAYKVLYALYLLEMVGFPEAFRSDRITKMAKEKRTPRTAGGGFEISISNDLIAEAMASVDRIREEVQKDDEFEDFEEPERPARVAKPAKPAKQTVEADFVSKVDQSLGAATPPRRESIRPEAPVVDPFAQAPVARAAETPTGHDLFGDATLEPPASPAEKKSAIADDLGFGAETDAFGTEEFSAEEPEPDSSLFMDVDDYSNPEDLIKQAGYLLDDGNWTEARRFLTKALDLDENNADAYALLGWAIFNDEADNNRVNQSEQIIRKGMRINPGRYLHFLYLGKIYAAMKQYEFAELHFVKALELNHECSEAKDEIKRIHQR
- a CDS encoding exo-alpha-sialidase; translated protein: MQRILLLLFACLYAGVAGAATLVNDVTLHDQTLPAIAVDGETVYVVWQDGSTFQADVRLAVSENGGLSFEPSVMPDEPAPFDQIAPDLAVAPGGDLYLVWADWRNEADYDLYLAVSEDHGASFAAPRLAPAAVSGTQVEPSIAVGDDGTIYLAWADNRRSTAEDSGIRWDVRAAVSRDGGLTFADETTLNPADDVFALFPEIAATTDGAVAVWFDLSRRIWARVSRDGGVTWDEPIRLDLDEGARADFPRVAAAGDRIAVVWNDAAESAAGQDPSLVYSSGRCNDVYLALSEDGGLTWSTATRVNSELQLNQQYPTAAFDGTALLVAWSDDRSVGDYTIQGVVATSPWDWPAADTQWDDYAGVTLRDRPDLAGRALVWQDARSGDWDIHFSWIEERAHE
- a CDS encoding DUF4434 domain-containing protein; the encoded protein is MNNTGQLFRLWFVALLVALLFSLAACETDSDDDSSADQGDDDDNDDNDDDDNDSAAPTLPPLDLVIVDPIYWLDKTRDDMAAELDAMRNENVGGLIWRWTARQDRVTYPSDAFVPFVSMAETDPLAVLLELAAARGLTVYLGLSAERRVGEFYADPIEPEAARVETLVAELAGRYGDSAALRGVYIPYEFVPAPDENETLLVTRIVGAVRRARADWQVLMTVRYPGFPEYRVLQEVWRHHGTMGFFLDWIDDGDYRRTWTIRVVDALKTAGIDIVLVAMRLGSHLNDLAGAMQDLDMLTEGREALGGSFALWTQVDLYDSLGGDRMRTAFGPLDDLTIDSQATVDAAGRVGFGWDYWRNADGSLHGISAVGEPELLAKAEAVREHLLGNTLRDGQLATVLDGQIPVNLFGNVWQEDTCWLTGLFLSVESYRYAVTGDPDALASAKALWKALLRMADVTPKRGEVVRNWSRYLYDQTDPVEPGADTIKRWYKHPTKEIYWIGDVSVDQLSGYFHGLATFYDLAADETEREEVRSITEAIMGDILDHHLHVVQFDGQPTTYGNLLAAPELAADFLLIAWHVTGNERYLREFRRQTYVEYLDIRAIFYHYAMHFIAQKYEGQHFQDSGYAHLFEYLDDPAAFHRWIWALEYVYQGSFLFGNTAANFTHQMHVPDSGGAARALAELNDFDPDLLENGLWFRKINQTWPENSWVGMESRPAVEYEWTWSPHGTTTQRGGPTYRFTGVGYLLTYWQGRYMGWIR
- the tig gene encoding trigger factor; protein product: MSVQVEKISPIKTRVTLTIEAAAVSQEMEKVFKQVRHEARIPGFRPGKAPIAMVKRRFGAYAEEEVKHNLVNERLPQVLEEQKIRLLGRPELEKEELDEAGNLVVSAVMETWPDIELGEYKGLEIKREKAEVMPQAVDTRLDMMREQLATHTDITDRDTAEAADHVRIDFKGTKNGEAVRGGAHENFLLDLGSHTFIPGFAEGVVGMKVGETKVLSLEYPAGAGREDLAGQTVDYEVILKAIVKKELPNLDDEFAHDTGQADTLEELRQKIHDDILAGEEARTRRNARKEVIAKLTEKFPIEVPPAMVDRQIEHFVRNYKIELAMAGIPIQRDASLDEELRKRFADDAKKEVMSYFLFQAIADKEGIAITDDDLEARYEKMAAEQKRSVAEVAAYYQKENMVEYLRDELLDERIVDLLLAHAQTTWEEPVVHVHDHDHDHDHDHHDHDHEAGEKKDE